In the Armatimonadia bacterium genome, TAGAGCTTCAGCGGGTCGTCTTGGCCCTTGCCGACATCGATGCCAAAGGGGAGCGCCCAGAGGTCGGTGAGGACCGCCTTCCGGGTCTGCTCGATCTTCTGGTAGGACTTGATGTAGGTGTCGTAGATGAAGCCGAGGACCCAGACCTTGTTGCCCTCGCCCTTGAGCAGGGCGGACCAGAAGCTGTAGTTCTGGCGCTTCTGCTCCTCGATCTTCTTCTGGATCGCGCCGTCGTCGAACCAGAGCTCCTTCTCCAGCCGCGCGATCTCCTTCTTCAGCTCGTCCTCGTTGGCGCCCTTGATCGCCGCCTCGAGCGTATCGGCCAGGGCGACCCAGAGGGACTTGCGAAGCTCGTCCTTGAGGCTTTGCAGCATCTTCTCGCGCTCGTCATGCCACTGGTCGTTGGGCAGGTTCTCCGGCGTCCCCCAGGTGGCTCGCAGCAGTCCGGTCCAGCTACGAATCGCGCCGCTGGTCGGGAAGAAGCGCTCCAGGCGGTCGAGCTTTGTGTTGAAGCTGAAGCGGTCGAACTCGTCGGGGATCAGGGTGCGCCAGTAGCGCAGTCCGGGACTCGAGGACAGCCAGGACAGCGGGTCCTCAAAGCGAGCGACGATGGCGGCGCGATCACCGGGAGGAGTGATCTCCTCGTCGGGGTTGCCGGTGAACCTGCAGATCTTGCCGTCCTGGAACTCGGTGATCGCCAGCATGTCGGCGATGGCGGTGGCGAAGTCGGCCTCGGTGATCTGCGCATCGACGCGTTCGAGGACGACCTTGGCGGCGTAGAACTGGAAGGTCCAGGGCATGTACCAGAAGGCGACACCCATGATGACGGGAGCCGGGCTACCCTCGTGGCAGGCGTCGTAGATGCTCTTAGGCATCCACAGCCAGGGCCACTTCATGAGGGCGGCGAGCGTTCCGAACTCCTTCGCGGCGGCCAGGAACCCGTCGGTGCTGTTGGGTGCGCTCCAGTAGGCGTCGTAGACGCTGATGCTGACGAAGGCCCACTCGTTCATCTTGAGGAGCGCGGAGCCCTGGATGGTCTGCGCCATCTTCTCGTTGAACTCCTGGACCTTCTCGTGGACCTTCGCGAGGTTGGGGTTGCGCTTCTTCGCCTCGGTGACGAAGTGGTTGACGGCTTCCTCCGTCCAGCCGAGCTTCTCGCGCAGGTAAGACTTGAACTTGACGATGGCCTCGCCGCCGAAGAGACGCTCAAGGACCGTGGGCTTCATCTCGGCGTCAAGCTCGGAGAGCATCCGCTCCAGCTCCGTCTGCTCGGCGGCGGTGAGCTTGCCGTCTTCGTACTTGAGCCCCAGGTCCAGGATTCGGGTGAGGCGCTCCGGAGGAGTCGTTGGCGGGTTGCCGCGATTGTAGGCATCGACTTCAGCCCGCAGGTCGCCCCAGAGCTGCTTCAGGGCCGAGGCACGGTCGGCGTCGGCAGGGATCTTGGTTATGTCCAGCAGGCGCAGGGCAAGGCCCTTGGAGGCGTTGAGGTCGATTGCCTTCTGGGCCTGGGTCATGAGGTCGCTGACGACCTGCATCGCCTGCTCCGGGGTTGCCTGCCCGTTGAGGCGTCCACCGGTCAGAGCCTCCAAGATACGGGCGACCTCCGCCGGATCGGTGGTCTGGTTGATGCGGTTCATGGCCGCAGCGAGGGTCGGGTTGTTCGAGACGAAGGGGTCCCAGCCGGAGGCGGCTCCAGCCTTCTGAGCCGTCAGGTAACTGCGGTGTGTTAGCTTGATGACCTTGATGGCGGCCTGGGCCGCGCTGTAGGGTCCGACGTTCTCACCGGCGAGAGCCTGCTGGACCTCAAGCAGCACATGGCGGTTCAGTTCGAGGCTGATCATGGGCTCGTCGGCGAGGGTGATCTTAGGGGGCTCGAAGGCCTGGTTCTGGCGGAAGGCCCGCTCCCAGAGAAGTCGCTCGCCGGTGGTGGCCTCGAAGGTCACGGTGGGCTGACCGTCCTGGTCGGTCACGCGGACGATCTTGCAGGTGCCGCGCCGCAGCAAGTCCATCTCGGCCCACTTACGGCCCCAGTTGCCGATGTAGACGTCGAACCCGCCCTGACCGTGGGCAGTGATGGTTACCGTGAGCTGGTCCATCTTCAGGCCGGTGGAGGTCTGCAGGCGGCGGTTGATGTAGTCGACAAGCTCCAGATTCACCTGGCTGTTGCTGCACAGGGAGCTGAGGTCGATGTCGCCCTCAAAGGTCATCTTGGCCAGGGATCGCTTGACCCAGGAGCCGATGTCCATCTCGCCGTAGACGGTGGCGAAGGCCTCCGTGCCCTGAGTAGCCAGGTAGTCGGCCAGGCCCTGCTCCCAGGCCTGCCCCACGACCTCCACGCGGCCGGTCATCAGGGCGCGCTCGGCCACGAGGAAGCGCTCGTTCCACCACTGGCCACCCGCTTCGGCGCCCAGCTCACCGGGTGCTGCGTTGGCGTTGCGTGCATCGGCTTTGTAGCGGCGCAGACTGTCGACGGTGAGGCCGTTGGCGCCCAACTGCCTGAGGAAGTCGCGGGTGATTTCCGCCAGCTTGCGGCGGCCCTGCTCGGATAGTGTCGCCGGTGCGCCAGGGTCTGTGAGAGCGGGATCGAAAGCGGGCTGGAGGCCCTCCGCGCGCAGTCGTTGTGCGAGGGTGGTCAGTAGTCCCTCGATGACCTGGTTGCGAGCCTCCTGAGCGTTGCCGGCATAGGCCGCGAGGAGAAAGACCAGCACAAGTAGAAGGAGTGCAAGTACGGGAAGGTGGGCAGAACGGGGAACGGGTCGGCGACCGCTGGGCTCCATCGTGTCCTCCTTGGTGCTCGGCTGCGTACCTTGGCAGGAAGGGTCGTCTTGTGTTAGTTTCGCCGGAACCTTTCAGGCCTCCTCCCGGGTTGAACCAAAGGGTTGGTGGCGAGTCGGGCTGTCACGCAAGTACGCTTGACAAGCCACTACCCGGGCGCATTACAATCAACATACTCAAGCCCTCCACGGGGGTGGGCAGGCTTACGAAAAGCTACGCTTCGCACGGCATGCATTTCCAGGCTTGGACGTTCCCCGGAGAGCCCTCTATGGGGTGACCAGCTATGTCAGCCGCTCCTTCAATGATGGACGAGAAGTACCGTAAGGCCGTACAGGGTCTTAAGCTCAACATGGACGAGATGGCGAGCTACACCGACCGGGTATGCAACCAGCTCAACATGTCGGCGGCCGCACGCACGGCCGCTGAGAGGGTCTACAAGTCCTTCGTGTGCGGCAAGAAGCTCCTCTTCTTCCAGCGGTACGGGGAGGAGAAGCGCTGGTTCCTGCGCCTGATGATCCGTCTCGCGCTGGCCACCGATCCGAACCTGATTCCCAAGGCCGACCAGGTGGCGCGGTACTACGGTGCGAACTACGCCTTTGAGTGGGTTCAGAGCGATATCACCGCCAACGCCCGCGAAGAGGCTCGCGCGACGATTCTGTCTGTCGGGGACTCCTCCTACGGCGGGACGGGAATGGCCGCGGCCTACGCCTTCGCCCGTTGCCACTACAAGGCGCTGAAGTTCCAGGCCCTTGGCGACTACGGCAAGACCTACGCCCTGGGTGCACGCCTCGAGGCCAGTGGTGACTTCAACCTCAAGGATGATGAGACTCGGCGCGAGTTGGGGCTGGACAAACTTCACCAGCGCCGCGAAGCTCTGCTCGGACAGGACGGGGCGTCCCCGGGCAACTAAGCGGCACGGACTTCGGAGGGATGAGCGATGGCCAAGGTTATTGTGACCTTCTACTCCCGCTCGGGCAACACGAAGGCGATGGCGGACTTCGTCGCCGCCGGGGTGAAGGAAGTCTCCGGGGTACAGATCGACGTGAAGCCGGTGGGCGACGTCACGCCCGACGATCTGCTGCAGTATGACGCGCTGATCCTGGGGTCGCCTGTGTACTACGGGTCGATGGCCGCCGAGGTCAAGCAGCTTATCGACGAGAGCGTCTGCCACCACGGGAAGCTCACCGGCAAGGTCGGTGGGGCCTTCGCCTCGTCGGGTGGCCTCGCAGGCGGCAACGAGACGACGTGTCTGGACCTCGTGAAGGCTCTGCTCATTCACGGCATGGTCGTTCAGGGCGAGGCCGGCGGCGACCACTACGGCGCTGTGGCCGTCGGCGCCCCTGACGAACGCTCGCAGAAGGAATGCCGCAAACTCGGTCGACGCGTGGCAGAGCTTGCGGTGAGGCTTTTCGGTTAGTCTGTGCAGGACACAGGAACAGCGACGCCCGGGCGAGGCTGGAGCCTTGCCCGTCACTTTCTGTGTGCCTGCTTAAGGGAGGGACCGGTTTGCCCCGCAGAGTCCAGGTAGCTATTGATGGGCCGGCCGGCGCAGGCAAGAGCACCATCGCCCAGGGTGCGGCGAAGGAACTGGGCTACCTCTACATCGACACCGGCGCTATGTACCGCGCTGTGGCGTATCGAGCGCTGAAGGCCGGTCTAGAGGTCGAGCATGATGCCGGGGCAATCGGCGACCTTGCCGGCACCCTTCGGTTCGAGTTCCGCGATCTTGCCGGCGAGCGACGGCTCTTCGTGGACGACGAGGATGTCTCCGAGGTCATCCGGACGCCCCAGGTCGGTAACCTCTCCTCACCGGTGTCGGCGATCCCCGCCGTGCGTGAGCATCTGCTGGTTGAGCAGCGCCGCATGGCGACCGCCGGTGGCACAGTGATGGAGGGACGCGACATAGGCACCGTGGTTCTGCCCGGCGCCGAGGTCAAAATCTTCCTCACAGCCACGCCGCAGGAACGAGCGAGACGCCGCCAGGCCCAGCTCCAGGAGAAGGGCATCACCCAGGAGCTGTCGGTGATCCTCGCGGACATCCTCGAGCGAGACCACCGTGACAGCACGCGGGCCACTGCCCCACTACGAAAGGCCGAGGACGCGGTCGAGATCGTCAGCGACGGCATGACCCAGGAGCAGGTCATTGCGAAGGTGTGTGCGATCGTCCGGTGCGCTGAGGAGGCCGTTGCGGAATGAGCGCTTCGGAGATTCGGCCACCGGATAAGCAGGTACGGTGGCACTACCGCCAGGTGGTGAACTGGTTCGGTCCCTCGCTCATGCGGGCGCTCGGAGGCTGGCAGGTGAGCGGTCGTGAGAAGGTGCCGACCGAAGGGGCTGCCCTGCTGTGCCCCAATCACGTGTCATACCTCGACCCGCCGCTGGTGGGCGTTGCGGTGCAGTTTCGGCGCTGCTGCTACATGGCCCGGGCGAACCTGTTCCGGATTCCCGTCCTGGGGTGGTTCATCCGCAAGTCCTACTCCTACCCGGTCGACCGCGACGAGGGCGGACGTCAGGCCCTGCGCATCGCCGCAACTCTTCTCGCCGCGGGGGAGCTTGTCGTCATCTTCCCGGAGGGCACGCGCAGCCCCGACGGTGACCTCATGGAGGGCGAGCCGGGCGCCGTGTTCATCGCCTCTCGGGCGAAGGTGCCGATCGTCCCCGTGGCCATCTGGGGGACCAACATCATCCTCCCGCGCCACGGTGGCGGCCTTCACCGCTGTCCCGTCTACATGAAGTTCGGTGAGCCCATGCACCTGCCCGAGCCAGCGGAAGGTCAGCGGCTGAGCAAGGAGCAGATCCAGGAGCTTACCCGCGAACTGATGTCGCGAATCGCCGCCCTCCAGGCGGAACTGAAGCAGGAGATTCCCCAGAAGGTCCAGGACCGGGCAGCACGCCTCAAGGCACGCTGCGACGCCCGTCACCCTCAGGACCAGGGGACCACTCCCCCACCAACCACCACCGAGTAAGGAGAACCAAGATGCCCAGCAAGATTCACCATGTGGCGCTTGAAGTTGCCGACGCAGCCAAGTCCGAGGCCTTCTACTGCGGTCTGCTTGGCTTCAAGAAGGTTGGAGAGCACTACTTCGCAGACCGCGGTCGCCGGATCGTCTTCCTCGATCTTGACGGCGTCTGCATCGAGCTGCTGGCCGACGAGGGCTGCGAGGCCTACGAGGAGCCACCCGCCAAGAAGCTCGGTTACAAGCACCTGGCGCTGCTGACCGACGACGTGAAGGCTGACTGTGAGAAAGTGCGTGCAGCCGGGTTCAAGGTCCGCCTCGAACCCGTTGACACCGCCCTTGGCTCTCGCATCTGCTACGTCGAAGACCCGGACGGCCTTCCTGTGGAGCTGTGGCAGAACCTGTAGGCACTCTGTGTCGGCGCTTCATCCTGACTCGTGGAGGCGATGCCAACCATGCTAAAAGAGATCTGGGGTCGCACCAGCGTCCGCAAGTACAAGGCAGATCCGGTACCGGAAGAGGTCGTGCAGGAGATCCTCGAGGCCGCTTTCCATGCCCCGACGGCCAACAACGCCCGGCCCTGGCATGTGGTCGTGGTGAGGGATGCGGCGAAGCGACAGCAGCTCGCGAAGACCCACCAGTGGGCCGGCTTCTGCGCCCAGTCACCCGTCGTGCTGGCCTTCTGCGCAGACCCGGCCCGCTCGTCGCACTGGTGGATTGAGGACTGCAGCGCGGCCGTCGAGAACGCTATGATTGAGGCTGTCGCTAAGGGTCTGGGCACCTGCTGGATCGGGATTCGTGGCGGCGACGGCAAGGACTTCTCGCGGGAGAACTACGTCCGCGAGGCCCTTGGCATCCCGGCTCACATACGGGTCCTTGCCCTTGTGAGCCTGGGCTATCCGGCCGACGAGCCACAGCCCAAGCAGCCTGGTCCGATGGACGCGATCCACCTCGACCAGTGGTAGCTCGAGTGCTCTCAGCATCCGGTGTATGAAGGTCGGGAGGTGTCCCCGGTGACCCACAAGGAACGCGTCTACGCAGCCCTGCGTCATGAGCAGCCGGACAAGACGCCCTATGTGATCGGCCTTACCCAGCGGGCTCACGCCGCCATGGTGGCGCACTATGGCAACGACGACTACCTCAAGCTCCTCGACAACTCCATGGTCTCGCTCGGTGCCAACTCCGGCCCGAAGGACCAGTGGCTGGACGAGAACACCTGGCAGGACGAGTTCGGCGTCCAGTGGGACCGGAGCATTGACAAGGACATCGGCAACGTCTGCAACCGCGTGATCCCCGAGCGCGACCTGGAGGGCCTGGAACTGCCCAACCCTCAGGCGCCGGACAAGTTCGCGGGCTTTGCGGAACAGGTCGCCCGGTACCCCGACCACTTTGTCCAGTTCCACGTCGGGTTCTCTCTGTTCGAGCGCGCCTGGACGATGCGGGGAATGGAGAACCTCTTCCTGGACATGATCGAGGCGCCCGACTTCGTGGATGCGCTCCTCGACGCCATCTGCGACTACAACGTCGCCCTGGTCACTCGCGCCCTCGAGTACGACGTCGATGCGGTGCACTTTGGTGACGACTGGGGCTCCCAGCGCGGCCTGCTTATGGGTCCGCGCCTCTGGGAGCGGTTCATCAGGCCTCGCCTGGAGCGCACCTACCGGGTCGTGAAGGAGCACGGCAAGTTCGTCACCATCCACTCCTGCGGCAAGGTGCAGGAGCTCTTCCCGCAACTGATTGAGATCGGGCTGGACTGTTTCAACCCCTTCCAACCCGAGGTCATGGACCCCTTCGAGATGAAGCGACAGTTCGGTGACCGGCTCAGCTTCTGGGGCGGCGTGAGCACTCAGCGCCTGCTCCCCTATGGCACCGTCGATGAGGTACGCAGCGAGGTACGGGCGCTGATTGCCGAGGTCGGACGCGGTGGCGGCTACATCTGTGCCCCCGCACACTCCATTCCGGCTGACGCGAAGCCCGAGAACATCGTCGCCCTCATCGAGACCGTGAACGACCAGTAGACAGTCGTCGGAGGAGACGCTCGGCGCCTTGTCGTGCAGAGCAACTGCCCCGGTGTCCGTCGCGTCTCCTCCGATCCTCCCCGAAAGGTGATCCCTGCATGTCCAAGCTGCTATTTGCCGATGCACACGTCCCACGGTTGTCCGCCGATGCCTCGCTACCCGCGAAGTTCCGCCGACTTCTCGCGCAGGCCGACTTCGGCTCGCGTTTCAACAAGAAGACCGTCGCGATCAAGATGCACCTCGGCGGCCACCTTGGCTTCACGACCATCCACCCACTCTTCGTGCGCATGGTCGTTCAGGCCGTTAAGGACGCCGGTGGCAGGCCTTTCTGCACGGACGGCACTCCGGCCCTGCCCGGTGCGGTTGCTCGTGGCTACACCCAGGAGGTACTGGGCTGTCCGGTGCTTCCTGCCGCAGGCGTCGCGGACAAGTACTACTACGAGGCCGAGGTCGGCTTCGAGTCTCTGAAGACGGTTCAGCTCTGCGGGAACATCGTGGATGCCGACGCCATGATCGTCTTTAGCCACGTGAAGGGCCATGGCAACTGCGCCTACGGCGCCGCCATCAAGAACATCGCCATGGGCTGCGTCGCCTGTGAGAGTCGGGGCCGCATCCACGCGCTGATGTCGGGGCTCTTTACCTGGGATGAAGACGAATGCATCCACTGCAACCAGTGCGTTGAGAGTTGCCCCACGGGAGCCGCCAGCTTCGACGACAAGGAGCGCTTCCGGGTCTCCGACCACCACTGCCGGTACTGCAACCACTGTGTCGAGGCTTGCCCGAAGCACTGCATCACGATCGACGAGTCGCGCTACCAGCAGTTCCAGCGCGGGATGGCGCTGACGGTGAAGGCCTGCGTGGACCGCTTCGACGCCGGCAGCGTGTACTACATCAACCAGTTGCTGAACATCACGCCGCTGTGCGACTGCTGGGGCTTCTCCTCGCAGTCGCTCGTGCCGGACATCGGCATCCTGGCCGGCGAGGACATCGCGGCCATCGAGCAGGCCAGCCTGGATATGATCAAGGTCGAGAACTACATCCCCGGCACGCTGCCTGAGCAGTTGAAGATGGGCGACACGGGGCACCTGTTCCAGCGGATTCACAACAAGGACCCGTACATCCAGGTTGAGGCTGCCGTCGACGCCGGACTCGGAAGTCGGGAGTACGAGATTGTGACCGTGGAGTAGTCGCAGCCGTCTCCAACCGGGAGGGACGACCGTGTCGCCGAGACTCTTGCCGGCCCTGTTCGTGTGTCTGGTCGTCGCAAGCTCCGCATCGGCAGACTTCGATCCGGCAACAGGGCGCATCAGTGATGCGCGGTGGAAGTCCGGCGTCCCTCTCGGTGGAATCGGCGTTGGC is a window encoding:
- a CDS encoding NAD(P)H-dependent oxidoreductase — encoded protein: MAKVIVTFYSRSGNTKAMADFVAAGVKEVSGVQIDVKPVGDVTPDDLLQYDALILGSPVYYGSMAAEVKQLIDESVCHHGKLTGKVGGAFASSGGLAGGNETTCLDLVKALLIHGMVVQGEAGGDHYGAVAVGAPDERSQKECRKLGRRVAELAVRLFG
- the cmk gene encoding (d)CMP kinase, which encodes MPRRVQVAIDGPAGAGKSTIAQGAAKELGYLYIDTGAMYRAVAYRALKAGLEVEHDAGAIGDLAGTLRFEFRDLAGERRLFVDDEDVSEVIRTPQVGNLSSPVSAIPAVREHLLVEQRRMATAGGTVMEGRDIGTVVLPGAEVKIFLTATPQERARRRQAQLQEKGITQELSVILADILERDHRDSTRATAPLRKAEDAVEIVSDGMTQEQVIAKVCAIVRCAEEAVAE
- a CDS encoding lysophospholipid acyltransferase family protein; this encodes MSASEIRPPDKQVRWHYRQVVNWFGPSLMRALGGWQVSGREKVPTEGAALLCPNHVSYLDPPLVGVAVQFRRCCYMARANLFRIPVLGWFIRKSYSYPVDRDEGGRQALRIAATLLAAGELVVIFPEGTRSPDGDLMEGEPGAVFIASRAKVPIVPVAIWGTNIILPRHGGGLHRCPVYMKFGEPMHLPEPAEGQRLSKEQIQELTRELMSRIAALQAELKQEIPQKVQDRAARLKARCDARHPQDQGTTPPPTTTE
- a CDS encoding VOC family protein, producing the protein MPSKIHHVALEVADAAKSEAFYCGLLGFKKVGEHYFADRGRRIVFLDLDGVCIELLADEGCEAYEEPPAKKLGYKHLALLTDDVKADCEKVRAAGFKVRLEPVDTALGSRICYVEDPDGLPVELWQNL
- a CDS encoding nitroreductase family protein, which codes for MLKEIWGRTSVRKYKADPVPEEVVQEILEAAFHAPTANNARPWHVVVVRDAAKRQQLAKTHQWAGFCAQSPVVLAFCADPARSSHWWIEDCSAAVENAMIEAVAKGLGTCWIGIRGGDGKDFSRENYVREALGIPAHIRVLALVSLGYPADEPQPKQPGPMDAIHLDQW
- a CDS encoding uroporphyrinogen decarboxylase family protein, which codes for MTHKERVYAALRHEQPDKTPYVIGLTQRAHAAMVAHYGNDDYLKLLDNSMVSLGANSGPKDQWLDENTWQDEFGVQWDRSIDKDIGNVCNRVIPERDLEGLELPNPQAPDKFAGFAEQVARYPDHFVQFHVGFSLFERAWTMRGMENLFLDMIEAPDFVDALLDAICDYNVALVTRALEYDVDAVHFGDDWGSQRGLLMGPRLWERFIRPRLERTYRVVKEHGKFVTIHSCGKVQELFPQLIEIGLDCFNPFQPEVMDPFEMKRQFGDRLSFWGGVSTQRLLPYGTVDEVRSEVRALIAEVGRGGGYICAPAHSIPADAKPENIVALIETVNDQ
- a CDS encoding DUF362 domain-containing protein, translating into MSKLLFADAHVPRLSADASLPAKFRRLLAQADFGSRFNKKTVAIKMHLGGHLGFTTIHPLFVRMVVQAVKDAGGRPFCTDGTPALPGAVARGYTQEVLGCPVLPAAGVADKYYYEAEVGFESLKTVQLCGNIVDADAMIVFSHVKGHGNCAYGAAIKNIAMGCVACESRGRIHALMSGLFTWDEDECIHCNQCVESCPTGAASFDDKERFRVSDHHCRYCNHCVEACPKHCITIDESRYQQFQRGMALTVKACVDRFDAGSVYYINQLLNITPLCDCWGFSSQSLVPDIGILAGEDIAAIEQASLDMIKVENYIPGTLPEQLKMGDTGHLFQRIHNKDPYIQVEAAVDAGLGSREYEIVTVE